In Phormidium yuhuli AB48, one genomic interval encodes:
- a CDS encoding glycosyltransferase family 8 protein, whose amino-acid sequence MMRPQDSDVVHIVSLADEAYSKYLCVTFLSILYNLELSSEVTIKFSTLDCGITEKSKFCIESCLQSMSPTNLEINWISPPGLYLEERFGSLPKQLNKLATYIRIDVCNLVDEEVGKIIFLDSDTLVLGNILDLWKISLENHHTLAARDLGFPRFKYRQWKVHKFPRAFQQHHPETPYFNAGVMVIDIGQWKQHNIAQKAFKEAVTAVQEDPSTLECYDQDPLNLVWKGQVKEIGLEWNAQSSVFMPNARMAQEQLDTRLAQYAPKILHYTMPHCKPWVKNCVHPLAGPYYPYLQRVEQDFDKQKSVVVL is encoded by the coding sequence ATGATGAGACCCCAAGATTCTGATGTTGTTCATATTGTATCTCTTGCTGATGAAGCCTACTCTAAGTACTTATGTGTTACCTTTTTGTCTATTCTATACAACCTGGAATTGTCTAGCGAAGTAACCATAAAATTCTCTACTCTTGATTGTGGAATTACAGAAAAAAGCAAATTCTGTATTGAGTCTTGCTTGCAATCTATGTCCCCCACAAATTTGGAAATTAATTGGATTTCTCCTCCCGGTTTATATTTAGAAGAACGGTTTGGCTCACTCCCTAAACAACTCAACAAACTAGCAACCTATATTCGTATTGATGTGTGTAACTTAGTTGATGAAGAAGTAGGAAAAATTATTTTTTTGGATTCAGACACTCTCGTACTTGGCAACATTTTAGACCTTTGGAAAATCTCTTTGGAAAATCATCATACACTAGCTGCACGAGATTTAGGGTTTCCACGTTTTAAATATCGTCAATGGAAAGTCCACAAATTTCCAAGGGCTTTCCAACAACATCATCCCGAAACTCCATATTTCAATGCGGGTGTGATGGTAATTGATATTGGACAATGGAAACAGCACAATATTGCGCAAAAAGCATTCAAGGAAGCTGTTACAGCAGTCCAAGAGGATCCTTCTACATTAGAATGTTACGACCAAGATCCTTTGAATTTAGTCTGGAAAGGTCAAGTAAAAGAGATTGGATTAGAATGGAATGCTCAATCTTCGGTGTTTATGCCTAACGCTCGTATGGCACAAGAGCAGTTGGACACAAGATTAGCACAATATGCACCTAAAATACTTCATTATACAATGCCACATTGTAAGCCCTGGGTTAAAAATTGCGTGCATCCTCTGGCTGGCCCTTATTATCCTTACTTACAGAGGGTAGAACAGGATTTCGACAAGCAAAAATCAGTTGTAGTCTTGTGA
- the grxD gene encoding Grx4 family monothiol glutaredoxin, which yields MTPEVQQRIDNLVKQHKVLVFMKGNKLMPQCGFSNNVVQMLNSLGVPYETVDVLEDFEIRQGIKEYSNWPTIPQLYVDGQFVGGSDIAIELYQNGELQQMVEVALAT from the coding sequence ATGACTCCAGAAGTTCAACAACGAATCGACAACCTGGTAAAACAGCATAAGGTGCTGGTTTTCATGAAGGGCAATAAATTAATGCCTCAGTGCGGGTTCTCCAATAATGTGGTCCAGATGCTCAATAGTCTGGGGGTTCCCTATGAAACCGTGGATGTGTTAGAGGATTTTGAGATTCGCCAAGGGATTAAGGAGTATTCCAACTGGCCGACGATTCCTCAACTCTATGTGGATGGTCAGTTTGTGGGTGGCTCGGATATTGCCATTGAACTCTATCAAAATGGCGAACTTCAGCAGATGGTGGAGGTGGCTTTAGCCACCTAG
- a CDS encoding BolA family protein, which translates to MVSLDRVADIIRTELGDAEVQVRDLTGGGDHLEALVVSPKFDGLSLVQQHQLVYGALRSELASEAIHALALKTYTPEKWAAASQVS; encoded by the coding sequence ATGGTTAGCCTCGATCGCGTCGCGGACATTATCCGAACTGAACTCGGGGATGCTGAAGTTCAGGTTCGGGATCTCACCGGGGGCGGAGATCATCTCGAAGCCTTGGTGGTGTCGCCGAAGTTTGACGGTCTCTCGTTGGTGCAACAGCATCAGTTGGTCTATGGGGCCTTACGCAGCGAATTGGCATCCGAAGCCATCCATGCTCTGGCCCTTAAAACCTATACCCCAGAGAAATGGGCAGCGGCGAGCCAGGTCAGTTAG
- a CDS encoding LexA family protein, producing the protein MGRGGRRVGAGRPPGTGKYGEPTKAVRLPVRLAEHLSEVLATWGRSPLEDIVPHLQRLRRESEGAAGLPLYSRALAAGELADEEMGPELDLNGYLAPHRDSSFCVQARGESMRVAGIQEQDLLVVDTLPDPQDGDLVMAVVEGELLVRRLQSQGDRLCLLSDNSQEAPLVLSSEREFYLLGVVTHAIHAF; encoded by the coding sequence ATGGGTCGTGGAGGTCGGCGGGTGGGGGCAGGTCGTCCCCCGGGAACGGGAAAATATGGGGAGCCGACGAAGGCGGTGCGCCTACCGGTTCGCTTGGCGGAACACCTCTCGGAGGTGTTGGCGACTTGGGGGCGATCGCCGTTGGAGGATATTGTGCCACACTTGCAGCGGTTGCGCCGGGAGTCTGAGGGGGCGGCGGGTTTACCGCTGTATTCTCGGGCTTTGGCGGCTGGGGAGTTGGCCGATGAGGAGATGGGGCCGGAGCTGGATTTGAATGGGTATCTGGCGCCTCACCGGGACTCGAGTTTTTGTGTGCAGGCTCGGGGGGAGTCGATGAGGGTGGCGGGGATTCAGGAGCAGGATTTGTTGGTGGTGGATACCCTGCCGGACCCCCAGGATGGGGATTTGGTGATGGCGGTGGTGGAGGGGGAGTTGCTGGTGAGACGTCTCCAGAGTCAGGGCGATCGCCTCTGTTTGCTCTCGGATAATTCTCAGGAGGCGCCCTTGGTTCTGAGTTCGGAGCGGGAGTTTTATCTGTTGGGGGTGGTGACCCATGCCATTCATGCCTTTTGA
- a CDS encoding class I SAM-dependent methyltransferase, producing the protein MDSNLTNFFKKDKALNLYVSESSSINYSDGDISENYIEQSIDKCRNISSLSPELNGCIRDWSSEYHFSRRRANLLRCLDDLNGKTVLEIGAGCGAITRYLGESGCHVIAIEGSFRRARICAKRCRDLDNVKVVTANFFDLQLQQKFKIITLIGVLEYSGKYINHPSPYQAVLDKARDYLTDDGILVIAIENKLGLKYFMGCSEDHTGVRFDGIQGYLSGVPVQTFGKVELQSLLKQSGFKSSLFLCPYPDYKIPSSVLRFDNINPNAFPFLYSWISDEAFRDYSTKNPNFFKHNFAAKELEKNRILEDLSNSFLVLASPNASAIDFFIDSRYCAWKFNSERRLNFATTVKLRVSEAGYPEAISRTLLQSQSSGSNLTYKNLTHYGNSEEEYYRGDTLLEILYREFCQSSGPSSRFWKLLQKWVDFLTEQALKHERSTFMLPGSYVDAIPQNFILKDGEIILVDVEWSYLEFLPLDYIIFRGIQNFYGKYSSTIIPTLDLNRPGIKNRFITFLEMCMIRLGRLKVGESYNQKNLSIYYALENELQLLSAPKN; encoded by the coding sequence ATGGATAGCAATTTAACCAACTTTTTCAAAAAGGACAAAGCATTAAATTTATATGTTTCCGAATCAAGTTCTATCAACTATTCGGATGGTGACATATCTGAAAACTACATTGAACAATCTATTGATAAATGTCGAAATATATCTAGCTTGTCTCCTGAACTAAATGGATGTATTCGAGATTGGTCTTCAGAATATCACTTTAGTCGTCGCCGGGCCAACTTACTTCGGTGTCTTGATGACCTTAATGGTAAAACCGTCTTAGAAATTGGAGCTGGCTGTGGAGCAATCACCCGATATCTTGGAGAATCGGGCTGTCATGTTATAGCAATTGAGGGAAGTTTTCGTCGGGCAAGAATTTGTGCCAAGCGATGTCGAGACCTAGATAACGTTAAGGTTGTTACAGCCAATTTTTTTGACTTACAGCTCCAACAGAAATTCAAAATCATCACTCTTATAGGAGTCCTTGAATATTCTGGAAAATACATTAATCATCCGTCACCATATCAGGCTGTATTAGACAAAGCCCGAGATTATTTAACTGATGATGGAATTCTTGTGATCGCTATTGAAAATAAACTGGGATTGAAATATTTTATGGGATGTTCAGAGGATCATACCGGAGTTCGTTTTGACGGGATTCAAGGATATCTCTCTGGCGTTCCAGTCCAAACTTTTGGAAAAGTGGAACTTCAATCCCTTCTCAAGCAATCTGGCTTTAAATCATCCTTATTTTTATGTCCTTATCCCGATTATAAAATTCCTTCTTCCGTCTTGAGATTTGATAACATAAATCCTAACGCTTTTCCTTTCCTATACTCTTGGATTAGTGACGAAGCCTTTCGAGATTATTCTACCAAAAATCCAAATTTCTTCAAACATAATTTTGCTGCCAAAGAACTTGAAAAAAATCGTATTTTAGAAGACTTGAGCAATTCATTTCTGGTTTTAGCTTCTCCTAACGCTTCTGCCATTGATTTCTTTATCGATTCTCGTTACTGTGCCTGGAAGTTCAATTCTGAAAGACGCTTGAACTTCGCTACCACTGTAAAACTGCGTGTCTCTGAAGCCGGATATCCTGAAGCCATCTCCCGAACATTACTTCAGTCGCAATCCTCAGGCTCAAATCTAACTTACAAAAATCTGACGCATTATGGGAATAGTGAGGAAGAATATTACCGAGGAGATACCTTATTAGAAATTTTGTATCGTGAATTTTGCCAGAGTTCTGGTCCTAGTTCACGATTTTGGAAGTTATTACAAAAATGGGTTGATTTTCTAACTGAACAAGCATTAAAACATGAAAGATCGACATTCATGCTTCCGGGTTCTTACGTTGACGCAATTCCTCAAAATTTCATACTGAAAGATGGTGAAATCATCCTTGTTGACGTTGAATGGTCTTATTTAGAGTTCTTACCTCTGGATTACATAATTTTTCGAGGAATTCAGAACTTTTACGGAAAATATAGTTCTACCATCATTCCGACACTGGATCTAAACCGTCCCGGCATCAAGAATCGATTTATCACTTTTTTGGAAATGTGCATGATACGCTTAGGTCGTTTAAAAGTGGGAGAGTCATACAACCAGAAAAATCTAAGCATATACTACGCATTAGAGAATGAGTTGCAGCTTTTGTCAGCTCCTAAAAATTAA
- a CDS encoding O-linked N-acetylglucosamine transferase family protein, producing MPNPQFPSAMAISEPPLPTYDYPSFNAAVFYQPIGYFHRPTILSKQEILCGSFFKNTSANGRIKTLSTPNKIYDIAPILSQIPSHQSPELLLVRTDAAGLNFPVNLKVANCPKILLIGDTHHMYKPLRTLIDYAHHEPFDIIILEHVYRHFHFFKESGLKNLFWLPNFSIYPHIKAPKPEHTHPLSFVGQVGKYHPYRRYMLQQVIAAGLPLQIFQTSQPKAAEIYANSQINLNVSLNDDINLRNLEVLASGGFLLTDNLRHQSGFHHLFEDGKHLVTYQNKDDLEDKIKYFLHNPAAAFDIAKAGHQLFLDKHRPELKVKELLNFINQQTPHPIYQYPIDRRSSYQHPKQPSQPAYRHRLSIHEYIQEKHRVIPKTVGIFDPNTPPELMGDAADLSRLTLYWLQDIGHSPNESLLQSRQILENRDVLQYIQPIDAKRLTHELNQLEPGTFRFAVFNIETTPLPEIQELSRRFQLNAFILVKNGCERLSPDEQAQLQPILQAHSFSQDSQDPVVYRTQPASQPMPSPQQPQPLSPQDLTQLFQTYQQIPNDPNSRNQLRQLRRQLTQQWLNLPNDQLETHFNGQLGQLHKALWQSGLKNEPRSPEDRQTIAQLSQTLSQGLQTPGAQQALLCATLYGYPHQFNIQYQNAPIPNWMTELYLTYLFESPRLFQDLGEVNQYHHYFHNWTQYLQQKLQQQPNSPASQLLAKAFANLANLTPLCFSDQDQRALQQTRAAILEQYLDQQGCQLDHHFPPRPENRPIRFGILCLNYLPSAETFTTIPAFEHLDRRQFQIHLYALQQTGHPHEDYCRQRADHFTVLPADNLSAMAQRVRQDDLDVLLIGTNITARSYPLTLLSLHRLARIQSTGLSAPTTTGMRNLDLYIGGSLTATDPSQYSERLVTIEGSGLCFQFPPDHDQPSINLNRADWGLPPDTTVFISGANFRKINPELRDTWAKLLARLPNSILVLYPFGPNWGRHPQLETPFFQQMQQALQRHNVDPQRLLLIKTLPNRADVRLALQQADIYLDSFPYSGAASVLDPLRVGLPIVAREGSELRFRQSAALLRELGLPDLIAQSDDHYLDLAVQLAQNPQWRQAKQQQLQTAMAQTPPFLDSRAFSQKIGQLLQDLVQGDRPPSNDDHPSSQAFINRTIGCCNIYYIDPTEQPIIEELRQLRRQLVDHWLSLPSDQLPLAYNSEIGKAFKAILKSNLQREPLTPEEQQYRQQLTEQGAGLKQPQALNALMGAMLYYPADEMKVRDAQTRLPDWLYPDYAAVFETEPTSDPDPIPAPPTPQPPIMGTTAPPESISSALLQNLQEVLNQYQADPSNPDIILKLRNLRHQLILTLASQPLERIAVEYQGELGRVYKQLLRSGFQKQPLADIEVQTRDKLSEAWKNRHHQEVNAMMGLFLYFPPGTMKIQDPSRLPDWLYGDYQAVFEAALPADGVPKPVSSEQFPPPQATATPTVPLPDYPVASANFLNRLLGTVNLYQIDPNDATVISELQQIRRQFVDHWLTLPQGELERIYYEDLGRGYRILLTSGFQKQSLTPEEQAYRQELTQKGAGLTEPQSLNALMGAMLYYPTDQLRVQDAATRLPAWLLPDYEAVFEGKVQQQPSVQPPSPEFGQQVATLIERLQANPQDGAALLLLRQARQQLCQYWLSLPAEQLSAAYAGPMGDVQRRLMTCGLRGLARTAAEQSLFEQLRGELSQGMNRPKSLQCFLAAMLLCPSDQLRLSSAHGLLPSWLIGDYERVFLVKG from the coding sequence ATGCCTAACCCTCAGTTCCCCTCAGCCATGGCCATCTCCGAGCCACCACTGCCAACCTATGATTACCCATCTTTTAATGCCGCCGTCTTCTACCAGCCCATCGGCTACTTCCATCGACCCACGATTCTTTCCAAACAGGAAATTCTCTGCGGCAGCTTTTTTAAAAACACCTCGGCAAATGGTCGCATCAAGACCCTAAGCACCCCCAATAAAATTTATGATATTGCTCCCATCCTCTCCCAAATCCCGAGTCATCAATCCCCAGAACTACTCCTAGTTCGGACTGATGCGGCGGGACTCAATTTTCCCGTCAACTTAAAAGTCGCAAACTGCCCCAAAATCTTGCTCATTGGTGACACACACCACATGTACAAACCGTTACGGACGCTAATCGACTATGCCCATCATGAACCATTCGACATTATTATACTCGAACATGTATATCGCCATTTTCACTTTTTCAAAGAATCAGGCTTAAAAAATCTCTTTTGGTTACCCAATTTTAGTATTTATCCTCACATTAAAGCCCCCAAGCCAGAGCATACTCATCCCCTATCCTTCGTCGGTCAAGTCGGGAAATATCATCCCTACCGCCGCTATATGCTCCAACAAGTCATAGCCGCTGGCTTACCCCTGCAAATCTTTCAAACCTCGCAACCTAAAGCCGCAGAAATCTACGCCAACTCTCAAATCAACCTCAATGTTAGCTTGAATGATGATATCAACCTGAGAAACCTAGAAGTCCTGGCCAGTGGAGGATTCCTCTTAACTGATAACCTCCGACATCAATCCGGATTCCACCACTTATTCGAAGACGGTAAGCATCTGGTCACCTATCAAAATAAAGACGACTTAGAAGATAAAATAAAATACTTCCTCCACAACCCCGCAGCAGCCTTTGATATCGCCAAAGCCGGACATCAGTTATTCCTAGACAAACACCGTCCAGAACTCAAAGTCAAAGAACTCTTAAACTTCATCAATCAGCAAACACCCCATCCCATTTACCAGTATCCCATCGACCGCCGTTCCTCCTATCAACACCCCAAACAGCCATCCCAGCCAGCATACCGGCATCGCCTATCCATTCACGAGTATATCCAAGAGAAACATCGGGTCATTCCCAAAACCGTTGGAATTTTTGACCCAAACACTCCCCCCGAACTCATGGGTGACGCGGCTGATTTATCCCGGCTAACCCTGTACTGGCTTCAAGACATCGGTCACAGCCCCAACGAATCCCTCCTACAGTCCCGTCAAATCCTTGAAAACCGTGATGTACTCCAGTATATTCAGCCTATTGATGCCAAGCGCCTGACTCATGAACTGAACCAGTTAGAGCCAGGAACCTTTCGCTTTGCCGTCTTCAACATCGAGACCACACCTCTCCCCGAAATTCAGGAGCTATCTCGGCGCTTCCAACTCAACGCCTTCATCCTCGTCAAAAACGGATGTGAACGTCTCTCCCCCGACGAGCAAGCACAACTGCAACCCATCCTGCAAGCCCACTCCTTCAGCCAAGACTCCCAAGACCCCGTCGTTTACCGAACCCAACCGGCCTCTCAACCCATGCCCAGTCCCCAACAGCCCCAACCCCTCAGCCCCCAAGACCTCACCCAACTCTTCCAAACCTACCAACAGATCCCCAACGACCCCAACAGCCGCAACCAACTGCGCCAACTCCGCCGCCAGCTGACCCAACAGTGGCTCAACCTGCCCAACGACCAACTCGAAACCCACTTCAACGGTCAACTCGGGCAACTCCACAAAGCCCTCTGGCAAAGCGGCCTCAAAAACGAACCCCGCAGCCCCGAAGACCGCCAGACCATCGCCCAACTCAGCCAAACCCTCAGCCAAGGCCTACAAACCCCCGGCGCCCAGCAAGCCCTGCTCTGCGCCACCCTCTACGGCTACCCCCACCAATTCAACATCCAGTACCAAAACGCCCCCATCCCCAACTGGATGACCGAACTCTACCTCACCTACCTCTTCGAGTCTCCCCGCCTCTTCCAAGACCTGGGAGAAGTCAACCAATACCACCACTACTTCCACAACTGGACCCAGTACCTCCAGCAAAAACTGCAACAACAGCCCAACAGTCCCGCCAGCCAACTCCTGGCCAAAGCCTTCGCCAACCTCGCCAACCTCACCCCCCTCTGCTTCAGCGACCAAGACCAACGGGCCCTCCAACAAACCCGAGCCGCCATCCTAGAACAGTACCTGGACCAACAAGGCTGCCAACTCGACCATCACTTCCCCCCCCGTCCCGAGAATCGCCCCATCCGCTTCGGCATCCTCTGCCTCAACTACCTCCCCTCCGCCGAAACCTTCACCACCATCCCCGCCTTCGAACACCTCGACCGCCGCCAATTCCAAATCCACCTCTACGCCCTGCAACAAACCGGCCATCCCCACGAAGACTACTGTCGCCAACGGGCCGACCACTTCACCGTCCTCCCCGCCGACAACCTCAGCGCCATGGCCCAACGAGTGCGCCAAGACGACCTGGACGTCCTCCTCATCGGCACCAACATCACCGCCCGCTCCTACCCCCTCACCCTCCTCAGCCTCCATCGCCTCGCCCGCATCCAAAGCACCGGCCTCTCCGCCCCCACCACCACCGGGATGCGGAACCTCGACCTCTACATTGGCGGCTCCCTCACCGCCACCGACCCCAGCCAGTACAGCGAACGCCTCGTCACCATCGAGGGGTCCGGACTCTGCTTCCAATTCCCCCCCGACCACGACCAACCCAGCATCAACCTCAACCGCGCCGACTGGGGACTCCCCCCCGACACCACCGTCTTCATCTCCGGCGCCAACTTCCGCAAAATCAACCCCGAACTGCGGGACACCTGGGCCAAACTCCTAGCCCGCCTCCCCAACTCCATCCTCGTCCTCTACCCCTTCGGCCCCAACTGGGGGCGCCATCCCCAACTGGAGACCCCCTTCTTCCAACAGATGCAGCAGGCCCTCCAACGCCACAACGTCGACCCTCAGCGACTGCTGCTCATCAAAACCCTCCCCAACCGCGCCGACGTGCGCCTGGCCCTACAACAAGCGGACATCTATCTCGACTCCTTCCCCTACTCCGGCGCCGCCTCCGTCCTCGACCCCCTGCGAGTGGGACTGCCCATCGTCGCCCGAGAAGGGTCAGAACTGCGCTTCCGCCAATCCGCCGCCCTGCTGCGGGAACTGGGCCTGCCCGACCTCATCGCCCAAAGCGACGACCACTATCTCGACCTGGCCGTCCAACTCGCCCAAAATCCCCAATGGCGACAAGCCAAACAGCAACAACTCCAAACCGCCATGGCCCAAACCCCCCCCTTCCTAGACAGTCGCGCCTTCAGCCAGAAAATCGGCCAACTGCTGCAAGACCTCGTCCAAGGAGACCGCCCCCCCAGCAACGACGACCATCCCAGCAGCCAAGCCTTCATCAACCGCACCATCGGCTGTTGCAACATCTACTACATCGACCCCACAGAACAGCCCATCATCGAAGAATTGCGGCAACTGCGGCGGCAACTGGTCGACCACTGGCTCAGCCTCCCCAGCGACCAACTCCCACTAGCATACAACAGCGAAATTGGCAAGGCATTTAAAGCAATCTTAAAAAGTAACCTGCAACGGGAACCCCTGACCCCCGAGGAACAGCAGTATCGCCAACAATTAACGGAACAAGGCGCCGGACTAAAGCAACCCCAGGCCCTCAATGCCCTCATGGGGGCCATGCTCTACTACCCCGCCGACGAAATGAAAGTGCGGGATGCCCAAACCCGTCTCCCAGACTGGCTCTACCCCGACTACGCCGCCGTCTTCGAGACTGAGCCAACCTCCGACCCCGACCCCATCCCCGCCCCTCCAACCCCCCAACCCCCCATCATGGGAACCACTGCCCCTCCAGAATCCATCTCCTCAGCATTACTCCAGAATCTACAAGAAGTCCTCAACCAGTACCAGGCAGACCCCAGCAACCCCGACATCATCCTCAAACTGCGGAACCTGCGCCACCAACTGATTCTCACCCTAGCCAGTCAGCCCTTAGAGAGAATCGCCGTCGAGTACCAGGGTGAATTGGGTCGAGTCTACAAACAACTCCTACGCAGTGGTTTCCAGAAACAGCCCCTCGCCGACATCGAAGTGCAAACCCGCGACAAACTCTCAGAAGCCTGGAAAAACCGCCACCATCAGGAAGTCAACGCCATGATGGGGCTATTCCTCTACTTCCCCCCAGGAACCATGAAAATCCAGGACCCCAGCCGCCTCCCCGACTGGCTCTATGGCGACTATCAAGCGGTCTTTGAAGCGGCCCTCCCCGCCGACGGTGTTCCCAAACCCGTCTCCAGCGAGCAATTCCCGCCCCCCCAAGCCACCGCCACCCCCACCGTTCCCCTCCCGGACTATCCCGTCGCCAGTGCCAATTTCCTCAATCGCCTCTTGGGAACGGTAAATCTCTATCAAATCGACCCCAACGATGCCACCGTCATCAGCGAATTGCAGCAGATTCGCCGTCAGTTTGTCGACCACTGGCTCACCCTACCCCAAGGGGAGTTAGAGCGAATTTACTATGAAGACCTAGGACGAGGCTATCGGATTCTGCTCACCAGTGGCTTCCAGAAGCAGTCCCTAACCCCAGAGGAACAGGCCTATCGTCAGGAATTAACCCAGAAGGGGGCGGGGTTAACGGAACCCCAGTCCTTGAATGCCCTCATGGGGGCGATGTTGTACTATCCCACGGACCAATTACGAGTCCAGGACGCAGCAACGCGGCTTCCCGCCTGGTTATTGCCCGATTACGAAGCCGTCTTTGAGGGCAAAGTGCAGCAGCAGCCCTCAGTCCAGCCTCCCAGTCCTGAATTTGGGCAACAAGTGGCGACCTTGATAGAGCGGTTGCAGGCCAATCCCCAGGATGGAGCAGCGTTGCTATTATTACGCCAGGCGCGGCAGCAGTTATGTCAATACTGGCTCAGTTTACCAGCAGAGCAGTTGTCGGCAGCCTATGCCGGGCCCATGGGTGACGTGCAACGCCGTCTCATGACCTGTGGCTTACGAGGATTAGCACGAACCGCAGCGGAACAATCGTTATTTGAGCAGTTACGTGGAGAGTTATCCCAAGGGATGAATCGTCCCAAATCGCTGCAATGTTTCTTGGCAGCGATGTTGCTCTGTCCCTCGGACCAATTACGCCTAAGTAGCGCCCATGGATTACTGCCCAGTTGGTTAATTGGCGATTACGAGCGAGTCTTTTTGGTGAAGGGTTAG
- a CDS encoding MoaD/ThiS family protein: MTHSITITLKLFAAYQEAYQTDELIWQLPPNSPISTVLDRCLQEHPHLAPWGDRTRFGRNLDFVDPDTPLQDGDEVVLIPPVSGG; encoded by the coding sequence ATGACCCACTCCATCACCATCACCCTCAAACTCTTTGCCGCCTACCAAGAAGCCTATCAAACCGACGAACTCATCTGGCAGCTTCCCCCCAACAGCCCCATTTCCACCGTCCTAGACCGCTGTCTCCAAGAGCACCCCCACCTTGCCCCCTGGGGCGATCGCACCCGCTTTGGCCGTAACCTAGACTTCGTCGACCCCGACACCCCCCTCCAAGACGGCGACGAAGTCGTCCTCATCCCCCCCGTCAGCGGGGGCTAA
- a CDS encoding HAD-IIB family hydrolase, which produces MTPVVFTDLDGTLLNSHDYRCDEAIPTLTLLQHQNIPIIPVTSKTRAEVEPLLKDLHLQGPFIVENGSGVFIHPDDERFDLSDTQPQQGYRLKQFGCSYPQARSALSQLSQHLDLTLQGFGDLTVPQLTALTGLAPHAAQQAQTRDFSEPFITPRDRPHQTIQQAVSDLGFRIVVGDRFSHLIGPQASKGTAVRWLLQQFHHSPPPQPILGLGNSPNDLDLLEAVEVPIIIPNNKGLIHPGLQHLDAQIAPHAGARGWAAAIAPWLAP; this is translated from the coding sequence ATGACCCCAGTTGTTTTCACCGATCTCGACGGAACCCTTCTCAATAGCCATGACTATCGCTGTGACGAAGCCATCCCCACCCTCACCCTCCTCCAACACCAGAACATCCCCATCATTCCCGTCACCAGCAAAACACGAGCCGAAGTCGAACCCCTCCTCAAAGACCTACACCTACAAGGCCCCTTCATCGTCGAAAACGGCAGTGGCGTCTTCATCCATCCCGACGATGAACGCTTCGACCTCAGCGACACCCAGCCCCAGCAAGGCTATCGCCTCAAACAATTTGGCTGTTCCTACCCCCAAGCCCGCTCCGCCCTCAGCCAGCTCAGCCAACACCTAGACCTGACCCTACAAGGCTTCGGCGACCTGACCGTCCCCCAACTCACCGCCCTCACCGGCCTCGCCCCCCACGCCGCCCAACAGGCCCAAACCCGGGACTTCAGCGAACCCTTCATCACCCCTCGCGATCGCCCCCATCAAACCATCCAACAGGCCGTCAGCGACCTCGGATTTCGCATCGTCGTCGGCGATCGCTTCTCCCATCTCATCGGCCCCCAAGCCAGCAAAGGCACCGCCGTCCGCTGGCTCCTCCAACAGTTCCACCACAGCCCCCCTCCCCAACCCATCCTCGGTCTCGGCAACAGTCCCAACGACCTCGACCTGCTAGAAGCCGTCGAAGTCCCCATCATCATCCCCAACAACAAAGGACTCATTCACCCCGGCCTCCAACATCTCGACGCCCAAATTGCCCCCCACGCTGGCGCCCGAGGCTGGGCCGCTGCGATCGCCCCCTGGCTTGCCCCCTAA